DNA from Acidimicrobiales bacterium:
TGCACGATAGAGAGGAGACATGGCAAACCTCACCGTTCTGTACACCAAGCCCGAATCCGATGCCGAGGCTTTCCTCGCGGAGTACAAGTCGGACCATCTGCCGATCGCCGCGAAGTTCCCCAAGATGACCTCGCACACCACCACGGTGTTCACTGGCACGCCCCGCGGCACCGAGCCTCCGTACTACGTGATGTTCGTTGCCACGTGGGACTCACAGGAGGACATGCAGGCGGCGATGGGCGACCCCAGCATCATGGAGGCGAGCAAGCACGCCATGGGTCTGACCCAGAAGTACGGCAACAAGGCCGAGATGTTGATTGGCGACGAGGCTTGAGACGTTGACGGCCCGTGCTTAGGTGCCTGCCACCAGAGGACGATCAAGCGGAAGCCGGCCCCGGTGCAGTTCCGCCGGCGCCGGAGTCTTAGCCATCGCCCTGACTGCAGGGGCAGGGGCATCCCTTCATCAACCTTGGACTCGAAGTCCGGTGTCTGACAGAGAGGGAGGCGCTCGGTGACGCCCCGCCGGCGCGTCGTGGTGGTGGGTGCCGGGGTCGCAGGTCTCACCGCCGCCAGGTACCTGTCTCAGTCGTTCGATGTGATGGTCGTGGACAAGGGCCGAAAGGTGGGCGGTCGTCTCGCCACCCGCCGGATCGGTGGCGCTACGTTCGATCACGGCGCGCAGTTCATCACCACCCATACCCCCGAGTTCGCTCAGCTGGTGGCCGGGTGGGAACGAGCCGGGGTGGCCCGGCAGTGGTTCGAGGGTCGGACCGGCCC
Protein-coding regions in this window:
- a CDS encoding EthD family reductase yields the protein MANLTVLYTKPESDAEAFLAEYKSDHLPIAAKFPKMTSHTTTVFTGTPRGTEPPYYVMFVATWDSQEDMQAAMGDPSIMEASKHAMGLTQKYGNKAEMLIGDEA